A section of the Hemitrygon akajei chromosome 8, sHemAka1.3, whole genome shotgun sequence genome encodes:
- the LOC140731409 gene encoding uncharacterized protein has product MTTFLGMAGYSSDWIGEYAEIVAPLRKIMKEAGHTNLKNGLQWNGEAEIAFNTIKQELQSAPALALPDYEKVFHLYVSSQQEGYVTAVLTQETGTGKAKQPIAYYSTRLHEVAQGYPLCYQGLAVQYYAYEKASSVTLGYPVTHHKVAELLERGIFMLTLARIAYQMLLTFPDITIQRCTTSNIADFVPLGYEGEPHDCVGKTMAFAKLRADLESEPLEDADKKVLFVDGSCYRDYDGNHAGFSVVQQDQSSYKIIRMESCPQPCSTQLVEIKALTAACEMMEGEKVDIYTDSAYAHGVCHLFGAVWKQRGFLKSSGDPIQHCQQILDLIKAIMKPKALAIVKCQAHKKGNDVISKGNQAADEAARKASGCTSAVIAPQVSLAPEPVVEDVIEIQGKATLAEQTMWRRRGAKQNLEGLWSMEDGLLVAPTPLLMIDFRSAWD; this is encoded by the coding sequence atgacgacgtttttgggaatggcagggtacagctcagattggataggagaatatgctgagattgtggcacctttgagaaagataatgaaagaagcaggacatactaatttgaagaacggcttacagtggaatggagaggcggagatagctttcaatactattaagcaggaattgcagtcagcaccagcattagctttgcctgactacgagaaggtttttcatttgtatgtatccagccaacaggagggttatgtcacagcggttctaacacaagagacaggcacaggaaaagcaaagcagccaatagcatactacagtacgagactacatgaggtggctcaggggtatccactctgttatcagggattggcggtgcagtactatgcatatgaaaaggcatcatctgtaaccctgggctatcctgtaacacaccacaaagtagcagaattgctggaaagagggataTTTATGCTGACGCTAGCCAGGatagcgtatcagatgctattgacatttccagacataactatacagagatgcactaccagtaatatagccgattttgtccctttgggctatgaaggagaaccccatgattgtgtagggaagacgatggcatttgccaaattgagagcagatttagagtcagaaccactagaggatgcagataaaaaggttctgttcgtagatggctcttgttatagggattatgatggaaatcatgcagggttctcagtagtgcagcaggatcagtcgagctataagattattaggatggagtcctgtccccaaccgtgttccaccCAACTAgtggaaatcaaagccctgacagctgcgtgtgaaatgatggaaggtgagaaagtagacatctatactgattcggcatatgctcacggagtatgccatttgttcggggcagtgtggaaacagagaggttttttaaaaagcagtggagatcccatacaacattgtcagcaaattctagacttgataaaagccataatgaaacctaaagcattggctatagtaaaatgccaggcacataaaaagggaaatgatgtaatatcaaagggaaatcaagctgcggacgaggcagccagaaaagcgtctggatgtacatcagctgtcattgccccccaggtaagcctagctccagaacctgtggtagaggacgtaattgaaatacaaggtaaggcaactttggcagaacagacaatgtggagacgaaggggggccaagcagaacctggaaggcttgtggagcatggaagacggtttgttggtagcgcccacccctctactgatgaTTGATTTtagaagcgcatgggattga